The following coding sequences lie in one Arachis ipaensis cultivar K30076 chromosome B03, Araip1.1, whole genome shotgun sequence genomic window:
- the LOC107632190 gene encoding SCAR-like protein 2 isoform X1: MPLVRLQVRNEFGLGQPELYREANREDPKAVLDGVAVAGLVGILRQLGDLADFAAEVFHGLQEQVMTTASRSRRLMVRVQNIEASLPPLEKAVLAQTSHIHFAYTSGCEWHPRIKTARNHFIYNDLPHFIMDSYEECHDPPRLHFLDKFDTGGPGSCFKRYSDPAFFKKASADSDEIYSEKTEKARKSHKNKKKRSSRKNGELSRREQMHSNRSRMQFISPTANGQLSSSQSATTIDMKMKSDMEVRSSSFDSKAGAGYIECVFHPSYSVQSNEQDHREPPSSRPTQKTAAFRSVSPLIDDSVSHGSLEKKIGSSSSCVTWDQKEDIVESTSQASVKDNTPERIQQKHDYDVLANEDVNIPNVDCHDILFDEESNLKPDYSRVQTDDVDSEPDSYVDALNTIESETVESEFENEFAYETKPEEQEVTHPVMHGRIENEVSEAPPNIFNNDLCDAVTQNGYIVSLNKETGRDFPEAPQENHHLRSEPHEPEVASVSPSDVLDGEEMIGDSDSLNKEIFSNLSDSLQDPSVRSDPHESDLGPLSLSNVPDGHEMTSEAVSLNKETFGNIPGSPQKIASVGSVSDVSNLASMDQLDFPASDEMTNVADSHSFESPICEQVPLTRESSVLDHPICTDSFIGSHTAKDRVSVDDTVSAHLEADTSLSGSKSSNLPEEVGSIDSNNCKSEEAPRESSSDRSVRFWTNGGLLGLEPSKPPDFNTSSSLSQGSLPTKSEVDVGSHNKSMQKSNGYKMGQDLPDEVVERILKEPSSRCLTSNHNDDQACISSKNSGSSQPSNVCSQTERNALGEIRVSSPGNVLPSGPEPNHGNGENSSRVFGLGHRLLLNSFQRKVSLDERSATSNSLKSILLDESVQNGIAKQSLPEATVKEKANPGYPIDSLPPSPPLEHMKISFHPVSGHETSKLKLKFPEGSNHREHIRDMFPSFQLVPESSIPLDDAGSHSDGDDTFCRSSPYLSDDCLSPHSDDNSDQWESEETPESSDHGVYDSPHGRSSSESMLSTKEHGGLSNDATNMASVEPYLSVPSLDFPSFENVNPVLEKESSKQSQDNNAVVLRSNPESAPPPPRPPPPPPTQWRVSKPQLDTTNGIQHYVSEDSEHIHDGSLPQSTLFQQSRLARVEQMQINYHSQDSIIHKLKDKLDKPKLKSPREINQLRAAKGMDEREDFLHQIRAKSMNLRRTATEKQNNATAMGPAASDKVSAILEKANAIRQVVASDDGEDDDDDTWSDS; the protein is encoded by the exons atgccaCTGGTGAGGTTGCAGGTGAGGAATGAGTTTGGTTTGGGGCAGCCTGAGCTCTACAGAGAGGCCAACAGGGAAGACCCTAAGGCGGTGCTTGATGGTGTCGCTGTTGCTGGCCTTGTTGGGATCTTGAGGCAACTTGGTGATCTTGCTGA TTTCGCAGCAGAGGTTTTTCATGGTTTGCAGGAACAAGTAATGACAACTGCTTCTAGGAGCCGTAGATTGATGGTTCGTGTTCAAAACATTGAGGCTTCCTTACCGCCATTGGAGAAGGCTGTATTGGCACAAACAAGTCACATACATTTTGCTTATACATCTG GTTGTGAGTGGCATCCACGCATAAAAACTGCTCGAAATCATTTCATTTACAATGACTTGCCGCATTTTATAATGGATTCATATGAAGAATGCCATGATCCTCCACGCCTGCACTTTCTTGATAA ATTCGATACTGGTGGCCCCGGATCTTGTTTTAAGAGATATTCAGATCCAGCCTTCTTCAAGAAAGCATCAGCAGATTCAGATGAGATATACTCTGAGAAAACTGAAAAGGCTAGAAAAAGCCATAAAAACAAG AAGAAAAGGTCTTCACGGAAGAATGGAGAACTTTCGAGGCGTGAACAGATGCATAGCAACAGGAGCAG AATGCAATTTATTTCTCCTACTGCCAATGGGCAACTCTCTTCCTCACAATCAGCCACTACAATAGATATGAAAATGAAATCAGATATGGAAGTTCGTTCAAGTTCTTTTGATTCAAAGGCTGGTGCTGGCTACATTGAATGTGTTTTCCATCCAAGCTACTCTGTGCAATCTAATGAGCAGGATCATAGGGAACCACCCTCTTCAAGGCCAACACAGAAAACCGCTGCTTTTCGGTCAGTGTCTCCTCTTATAGATGATAGTGTTTCACATGGTTCATTGGAAAAAAAAATTGGGTCTAGTTCATCTTGTGTTACTTGGGATCAAAAGGAAGACATAGTGGAATCCACAAGTCAAGCTTCTGTTAAAGATAATACTCCTGAGAGGATTCAGCAAAAGCATGACTATGATGTGCTTGCAAATGAGGATGTTAACATACCAAATGTTGATTGTCATGATATCCTATTTGATGAAGAAAGCAACCTAAAACCAGACTACAGCAGGGTTCAAACAGATGATGTTGACAGTGAACCTGATAGTTATGTGGATGCTCTTAACACTATCGAATCAGAAACAGTTGAATCGGAATTTGAAAATGAGTTTGCTTATGAAACAAAACCCGAGGagcaggaggtcacccatcctgtTATGCATGGAAGGATTGAAAATGAAGTTTCGGAAGCTCCACCTAATATATTCAACAATGATTTATGTGATGCTGTTACTCAAAATGGGTATATAGTTTCCTTGAATAAAGAAACAGGAAGGGATTTTCCTGAAGCACCTCAAGAAAATCATCATCTAAGATCAGAGCCACATGAACCAGAAGTGGCATCGGTGAGTCCATCAGATGTTCTTGATGGTGAAGAAATGATTGGAGACTCGGATTCCCTAAATAAAGAAATATTCAGCAATTTGTCTGACTCGTTGCAAGATCCTTCTGTCAGATCAGACCCACATGAATCAGATTTGGGACCTTTGAGCCTATCAAATGTTCCAGATGGCCATGAAATGACCAGTGAAGCCGTTTCATTAAACAAAGAAACTTTCGGGAATATCCCTGGTTCACCACAAAAGATTGCTTCTGTGGGATCAGTGTCAGATGTGTCTAATTTGGCCTCTATGGATCAGCTGGATTTTCCAGCTAGTGATGAAATGACAAATGTAGCTGATTCTCATTCCTTTGAGAGCCCCATCTGTGAACAGGTTCCTCTCACACGTGAAAGTTCTGTTTTGGATCACCCGATATGCACAGATTCCTTCATTGGGTCTCATACTGCGAAAGATAGAGTCTCGGTCGATGATACTGTCTCAGCCCACCTTGAAGCCGATACGTCACTTTCTGGTTCTAAAAGCTCTAATTTACCAGAAGAAGTGGGCAGCATTGACAGCAATAATTGCAAATCTGAAGAGGCTCCTAGAGAGTCTTCTAGTGACCGTTCAGTGAGATTCTGGACAAATGGTGGATTACTAGGACTTGAACCATCCAAACCTCCTGACTTCAACACGTCTAGTTCCCTAAGCCAAGGTTCCTTGCCCACAAAAAGTGAGGTGGATGTCGGTTCACATAATAAATCTATGCAAAAAAGCAATGGTTATAAAATGGGACAGGATTTACCAGACGAGGTTGTTGAAAGGATTTTAAAGGAACCAAGTTCTAGATGCTTAACATCAAACCACAATGATGATCAGGCTTGCATCTCATCAAAGAACTCTGGCAGTTCTCAGCCGAGTAATGTATGTAGTCAAACTGAGAGGAATGCTTTGGGGGAGATAAGGGTAAGTTCCCCTGGAAATGTTCTCCCATCTGGCCCTGAACCCAATCATGGCAACGGTGAAAACTCATCACGGGTGTTTGGACTTGGTCATAGATTGTTACTAAATAGTTTTCAACGTAAAGTTTCTCTTGATGAAAGATCTGCGACTTCTAATTCTCTGAAATCTATTTTATTGGATGAGAGCGTACAAAATGGCATTGCAAAGCAGTCACTTCCTGAGGCAACCGTCAAAGAGAAAGCTAATCCCGGATATCCTATAGATTCTCTTCCTCCTTCGCCGCCGCTCGAACATATGAAGATATCCTTCCATCCGGTTAGTGGACATGAAACCTCCAAACTAAAACTGAAATTTCCTGAAGGCAGTAATCATCGTGAACATATAAGGGATATGTTTCCGTCATTCCAGTTGGTCCCAGAGTCTTCCATTCCTCTAGATGATGCAGGCTCTCACTCTGATGGCGATGACACTTTTTGTAGATCTTCTCCTTATTTATCGGATGATTGTCTTAGCCCCCATTCCGATGATAATTCAGATCAGTGGGAATCCGAGGAAACTCCCGAAAGCAGTGACCATGGGGTATATGATTCTCCTCACGGAAGGTCATCAAGTGAATCTATGCTAAGTACAAAAGAACACGGTGGACTTTCCAATGACGCTACCAATATGGCTAGTGTCGAACCTTATTTATCTGTGCCTTCACTTGATTTCCCAAGTTTTGAAAATGTAAATCCTGTACTTGAGAAAGAAAGTAGTAAGCAGTCCCAAGACAATAATGCTGTTGTGCTCCGAAGTAATCCTGAGTCTGCACCGCCACCTCCACGACCACCGCCTCCTCCGCCAACACAATGGAGGGTCTCAAAACCACAGTTGGATACAACAAATGGGATACAACATTATGTGTCTGAAGATTCGGAGCATATTCATGATGGAAGTCTTCCACAGTCTACTCTGTTCCAGCAATCT
- the LOC107632190 gene encoding protein SCAR3 isoform X2: MTTASRSRRLMVRVQNIEASLPPLEKAVLAQTSHIHFAYTSGCEWHPRIKTARNHFIYNDLPHFIMDSYEECHDPPRLHFLDKFDTGGPGSCFKRYSDPAFFKKASADSDEIYSEKTEKARKSHKNKKKRSSRKNGELSRREQMHSNRSRMQFISPTANGQLSSSQSATTIDMKMKSDMEVRSSSFDSKAGAGYIECVFHPSYSVQSNEQDHREPPSSRPTQKTAAFRSVSPLIDDSVSHGSLEKKIGSSSSCVTWDQKEDIVESTSQASVKDNTPERIQQKHDYDVLANEDVNIPNVDCHDILFDEESNLKPDYSRVQTDDVDSEPDSYVDALNTIESETVESEFENEFAYETKPEEQEVTHPVMHGRIENEVSEAPPNIFNNDLCDAVTQNGYIVSLNKETGRDFPEAPQENHHLRSEPHEPEVASVSPSDVLDGEEMIGDSDSLNKEIFSNLSDSLQDPSVRSDPHESDLGPLSLSNVPDGHEMTSEAVSLNKETFGNIPGSPQKIASVGSVSDVSNLASMDQLDFPASDEMTNVADSHSFESPICEQVPLTRESSVLDHPICTDSFIGSHTAKDRVSVDDTVSAHLEADTSLSGSKSSNLPEEVGSIDSNNCKSEEAPRESSSDRSVRFWTNGGLLGLEPSKPPDFNTSSSLSQGSLPTKSEVDVGSHNKSMQKSNGYKMGQDLPDEVVERILKEPSSRCLTSNHNDDQACISSKNSGSSQPSNVCSQTERNALGEIRVSSPGNVLPSGPEPNHGNGENSSRVFGLGHRLLLNSFQRKVSLDERSATSNSLKSILLDESVQNGIAKQSLPEATVKEKANPGYPIDSLPPSPPLEHMKISFHPVSGHETSKLKLKFPEGSNHREHIRDMFPSFQLVPESSIPLDDAGSHSDGDDTFCRSSPYLSDDCLSPHSDDNSDQWESEETPESSDHGVYDSPHGRSSSESMLSTKEHGGLSNDATNMASVEPYLSVPSLDFPSFENVNPVLEKESSKQSQDNNAVVLRSNPESAPPPPRPPPPPPTQWRVSKPQLDTTNGIQHYVSEDSEHIHDGSLPQSTLFQQSRLARVEQMQINYHSQDSIIHKLKDKLDKPKLKSPREINQLRAAKGMDEREDFLHQIRAKSMNLRRTATEKQNNATAMGPAASDKVSAILEKANAIRQVVASDDGEDDDDDTWSDS, translated from the exons ATGACAACTGCTTCTAGGAGCCGTAGATTGATGGTTCGTGTTCAAAACATTGAGGCTTCCTTACCGCCATTGGAGAAGGCTGTATTGGCACAAACAAGTCACATACATTTTGCTTATACATCTG GTTGTGAGTGGCATCCACGCATAAAAACTGCTCGAAATCATTTCATTTACAATGACTTGCCGCATTTTATAATGGATTCATATGAAGAATGCCATGATCCTCCACGCCTGCACTTTCTTGATAA ATTCGATACTGGTGGCCCCGGATCTTGTTTTAAGAGATATTCAGATCCAGCCTTCTTCAAGAAAGCATCAGCAGATTCAGATGAGATATACTCTGAGAAAACTGAAAAGGCTAGAAAAAGCCATAAAAACAAG AAGAAAAGGTCTTCACGGAAGAATGGAGAACTTTCGAGGCGTGAACAGATGCATAGCAACAGGAGCAG AATGCAATTTATTTCTCCTACTGCCAATGGGCAACTCTCTTCCTCACAATCAGCCACTACAATAGATATGAAAATGAAATCAGATATGGAAGTTCGTTCAAGTTCTTTTGATTCAAAGGCTGGTGCTGGCTACATTGAATGTGTTTTCCATCCAAGCTACTCTGTGCAATCTAATGAGCAGGATCATAGGGAACCACCCTCTTCAAGGCCAACACAGAAAACCGCTGCTTTTCGGTCAGTGTCTCCTCTTATAGATGATAGTGTTTCACATGGTTCATTGGAAAAAAAAATTGGGTCTAGTTCATCTTGTGTTACTTGGGATCAAAAGGAAGACATAGTGGAATCCACAAGTCAAGCTTCTGTTAAAGATAATACTCCTGAGAGGATTCAGCAAAAGCATGACTATGATGTGCTTGCAAATGAGGATGTTAACATACCAAATGTTGATTGTCATGATATCCTATTTGATGAAGAAAGCAACCTAAAACCAGACTACAGCAGGGTTCAAACAGATGATGTTGACAGTGAACCTGATAGTTATGTGGATGCTCTTAACACTATCGAATCAGAAACAGTTGAATCGGAATTTGAAAATGAGTTTGCTTATGAAACAAAACCCGAGGagcaggaggtcacccatcctgtTATGCATGGAAGGATTGAAAATGAAGTTTCGGAAGCTCCACCTAATATATTCAACAATGATTTATGTGATGCTGTTACTCAAAATGGGTATATAGTTTCCTTGAATAAAGAAACAGGAAGGGATTTTCCTGAAGCACCTCAAGAAAATCATCATCTAAGATCAGAGCCACATGAACCAGAAGTGGCATCGGTGAGTCCATCAGATGTTCTTGATGGTGAAGAAATGATTGGAGACTCGGATTCCCTAAATAAAGAAATATTCAGCAATTTGTCTGACTCGTTGCAAGATCCTTCTGTCAGATCAGACCCACATGAATCAGATTTGGGACCTTTGAGCCTATCAAATGTTCCAGATGGCCATGAAATGACCAGTGAAGCCGTTTCATTAAACAAAGAAACTTTCGGGAATATCCCTGGTTCACCACAAAAGATTGCTTCTGTGGGATCAGTGTCAGATGTGTCTAATTTGGCCTCTATGGATCAGCTGGATTTTCCAGCTAGTGATGAAATGACAAATGTAGCTGATTCTCATTCCTTTGAGAGCCCCATCTGTGAACAGGTTCCTCTCACACGTGAAAGTTCTGTTTTGGATCACCCGATATGCACAGATTCCTTCATTGGGTCTCATACTGCGAAAGATAGAGTCTCGGTCGATGATACTGTCTCAGCCCACCTTGAAGCCGATACGTCACTTTCTGGTTCTAAAAGCTCTAATTTACCAGAAGAAGTGGGCAGCATTGACAGCAATAATTGCAAATCTGAAGAGGCTCCTAGAGAGTCTTCTAGTGACCGTTCAGTGAGATTCTGGACAAATGGTGGATTACTAGGACTTGAACCATCCAAACCTCCTGACTTCAACACGTCTAGTTCCCTAAGCCAAGGTTCCTTGCCCACAAAAAGTGAGGTGGATGTCGGTTCACATAATAAATCTATGCAAAAAAGCAATGGTTATAAAATGGGACAGGATTTACCAGACGAGGTTGTTGAAAGGATTTTAAAGGAACCAAGTTCTAGATGCTTAACATCAAACCACAATGATGATCAGGCTTGCATCTCATCAAAGAACTCTGGCAGTTCTCAGCCGAGTAATGTATGTAGTCAAACTGAGAGGAATGCTTTGGGGGAGATAAGGGTAAGTTCCCCTGGAAATGTTCTCCCATCTGGCCCTGAACCCAATCATGGCAACGGTGAAAACTCATCACGGGTGTTTGGACTTGGTCATAGATTGTTACTAAATAGTTTTCAACGTAAAGTTTCTCTTGATGAAAGATCTGCGACTTCTAATTCTCTGAAATCTATTTTATTGGATGAGAGCGTACAAAATGGCATTGCAAAGCAGTCACTTCCTGAGGCAACCGTCAAAGAGAAAGCTAATCCCGGATATCCTATAGATTCTCTTCCTCCTTCGCCGCCGCTCGAACATATGAAGATATCCTTCCATCCGGTTAGTGGACATGAAACCTCCAAACTAAAACTGAAATTTCCTGAAGGCAGTAATCATCGTGAACATATAAGGGATATGTTTCCGTCATTCCAGTTGGTCCCAGAGTCTTCCATTCCTCTAGATGATGCAGGCTCTCACTCTGATGGCGATGACACTTTTTGTAGATCTTCTCCTTATTTATCGGATGATTGTCTTAGCCCCCATTCCGATGATAATTCAGATCAGTGGGAATCCGAGGAAACTCCCGAAAGCAGTGACCATGGGGTATATGATTCTCCTCACGGAAGGTCATCAAGTGAATCTATGCTAAGTACAAAAGAACACGGTGGACTTTCCAATGACGCTACCAATATGGCTAGTGTCGAACCTTATTTATCTGTGCCTTCACTTGATTTCCCAAGTTTTGAAAATGTAAATCCTGTACTTGAGAAAGAAAGTAGTAAGCAGTCCCAAGACAATAATGCTGTTGTGCTCCGAAGTAATCCTGAGTCTGCACCGCCACCTCCACGACCACCGCCTCCTCCGCCAACACAATGGAGGGTCTCAAAACCACAGTTGGATACAACAAATGGGATACAACATTATGTGTCTGAAGATTCGGAGCATATTCATGATGGAAGTCTTCCACAGTCTACTCTGTTCCAGCAATCT